A genomic region of Anopheles coustani chromosome 3, idAnoCousDA_361_x.2, whole genome shotgun sequence contains the following coding sequences:
- the LOC131265050 gene encoding uncharacterized protein LOC131265050 — MNSENESNVAEALRLLTALEGSVKEVAASLDAKIKPEVAAVKVDILASLWRDGNAALMRVEGITGPHPRRGPFTEAYAAAMAAASRCRDGAASKPSILDATMAGQPSRADHLPRIELPKFEGSPSEWPAFSNRFEKRVAGLSEDSDKFAFLHKCLERCDIARHSCEAFENAGMPFAQAWAKLEERFYKKRVAFMGHIRKILELPRMSASTPGSKNAVRSHSISDDASTNAATNHAVRSYSTNKGTSTHAVSTNAASKHVVRSNSNSEDASTDGPFKHALWSHSGSQTSSVQTNRCKAGSKNALRSHSISDDASTNAATNHAVRSYSTNKGTSTHAVSTNAASRHVVRSNSNSEDASTEGAFKHALTWSHSGSQTSSVQTNRCKAGSKNALRSHSISDDASTNAATNHAVRSYSTNKGTSTHAVSTNAASKHVVRSNSNSEDASTEGAFKHALTWSHSGSQTSSVQTNRCKAGSKNALRSHSISDDASTNAATNHAVRSYSTNKGTSTHAVSTNAASRHVVRSNSNSEDASTEGAFKHALTWSHSGSQTSSVQTNRCKAGSKNAVRSHSISDDASTNAATNHAVRSYSTNKGTSTHAVSTNAASRHVVRSNSNSEDASTDGAFKHALWSHSGSQTSSVQTNRCKAGSKNAVRSHSISDDASTNAATNHAVRSYSTNKGTSTHAVSTNAASRHVVRSNSNSEDASTEGAFKHALTWSHSGSQTSSVQTNRCKAGSKNALRSHSISDDASTNAATNHAVRSYSTNKGTSTHAVSTNAASRHVVRSNSNSEDASTEGAFKHALTWSHSGSQTSSVQTNRCKAGSKNALRSHSISDDASTNAATNHAVRSYSTNKGTSTHAVSTNSASKHVVRSNSNSEDTSTEGAFKHALTWSHSGSQTSSVQTNRCKAGSKNAVRSHSISDDASTNAATNHAVRSYSTNKGTSTHAVSTNAASRHVVRSNSNSEDASTEGAIKHALTWSHSGSQTSSVQTNRCKAGSKNAVRSHSISDDASTNAATNHAVRSYSTNKGTSTHAVSTNAASRHVVRSNSNSEDASTEGAFKHALTWSHSGSQTSSVQTNRCKAGSKNALRSHSISDDASTNAATNHAVRSYSTNKGTSTHAVSTNSASKHVVRSNSNSEDTSTEGAFKHALTWSHSGSQTSSVQTNRCKAGSKNAVRSHFISDDASILDTTVAGQPSRADHLPRIELPKFEGSPSEWPAFSSRF; from the exons ATGAATAGCGAAAACGAAAGCAACGTGGCCGAGGCCTTGCGGCTCCTTACCGCCCTCGAGGGCAGCGTTAAGGAGGTGGCCGCAAGCCTCGAtgcgaaaataaaaccggAGGTGGCCGCCGTGAAAGTGGACATTTTGGCGTCCCTGTGGCGGGACGGGAACGCCGCGCTGATGCGCGTCGAAGGAATCACCGGCCCCCATCCGCGCAGGGGCCCCTTCACGGAGGCTTATGCGGCAGCCATGGCGGCTGCAAGCAGGTGCCGTGACGGAGCTGCCTCCAAGCCGTCCATTTTGGACGCCACGATGGCGGGGCAACCATCGCGGGCAGACCACCTGCCACGCATTGAGCTGCCCAAGTTCGAAGGATCGCCCTCCGAATGGCCCGCGTTCTCGAACCGGTTCGAGAAGCGCGTGGCCGGGCTGTCGGAGGATTCCGACAAATTCGCCTTCCTTCACAAGTGCCTCGAGCGATGCGACATCGCGAGGCACAGCTGCGAGGCATTTGAGAACGCCGGCATGCCGTTCGCCCAAGCTTGGGCCAAGCTGGAGGAGAGATTCTATAAGAAGCGGGTGGCATTTATGGGCCACATCCGCAAAATCCTCGAATTGCCCAGGATGAGCGC GTCTACGCCGGGCTCCAAGAATGCAGTCCGGAGTCATTCCATCAGTGACGATGCCTCCACCAATGCTGCCACAAACCATGCCGTGCGGAGTTATTCCACCAATAAGGGTACCTCCACCCATGCAGTCTCCACCAATGCTGCCTCAAAGCACGTAGTCcggagtaattccaacagtgaGGATGCCTCCACCGACGGGCCCTTCAAACATGCACTCTGGAGTCATTCCGGGAGTCAAACATCTTCGGTCCAAACAAATAGGTGTAAGGCGGGATCCAAGAATGCACTCCGGAGTCATTCCATCAGTGACGATGCCTCCACCAATGCTGCCACAAACCATGCCGTGCGGAGTTATTCCACCAATAAGGGTACCTCCACCCATGCAGTCTCCACCAATGCTGCCTCAAGGCACGTAGTCcggagtaattccaacagtgaGGATGCCTCCACCGAAGGTGCCTTCAAACATGCACTCACATGGAGTCATTCCGGGAGTCAAACATCTTCGGTCCAAACAAATAGGTGTAAGGCGGGATCCAAGAATGCACTCCGGAGTCATTCCATCAGTGACGATGCCTCCACCAATGCTGCCACAAACCATGCCGTGCGGAGTTATTCCACCAATAAGGGTACCTCCACCCATGCAGTCTCCACCAATGCTGCCTCAAAGCACGTAGTCcggagtaattccaacagtgaGGATGCCTCCACCGAAGGTGCCTTCAAACATGCACTCACATGGAGTCATTCCGGGAGTCAAACATCTTCGGTCCAAACAAATAGGTGTAAGGCGGGATCCAAGAATGCACTCCGGAGTCATTCCATCAGTGACGATGCCTCCACCAATGCTGCCACAAACCATGCCGTGCGGAGTTATTCCACCAATAAGGGTACCTCCACCCATGCAGTCTCCACCAATGCTGCCTCAAGGCACGTAGTCcggagtaattccaacagtgaGGATGCCTCCACCGAAGGTGCCTTCAAACATGCTCTCACATGGAGTCATTCCGGGAGTCAAACATCTTCGGTCCAAACAAATAGGTGTAAGGCGGGATCCAAGAATGCAGTCCGGAGTCATTCCATCAGTGACGATGCCTCCACCAATGCTGCCACAAACCATGCCGTGCGGAGTTATTCCACCAATAAGGGTACCTCCACCCATGCAGTCTCCACCAATGCTGCCTCAAGGCACGTAGTCcggagtaattccaacagtgaGGATGCCTCCACCGACGGGGCCTTCAAACATGCACTCTGGAGTCATTCCGGGAGTCAAACATCTTCGGTCCAAACAAATAGGTGTAAGGCGGGATCCAAGAATGCAGTCCGGAGTCATTCCATCAGTGACGATGCCTCCACCAATGCTGCCACAAACCATGCCGTGCGGAGTTATTCCACCAATAAGGGTACCTCCACCCATGCAGTCTCCACCAATGCTGCCTCAAGGCATGTAGTCcggagtaattccaacagtgaGGATGCCTCCACCGAAGGTGCCTTCAAACATGCACTCACATGGAGTCATTCCGGGAGTCAAACATCTTCGGTCCAAACAAATAGGTGTAAGGCGGGATCCAAGAATGCACTCCGGAGTCATTCCATCAGTGACGATGCCTCCACCAATGCTGCCACAAACCATGCCGTGCGGAGTTATTCCACCAATAAGGGTACCTCCACCCATGCAGTCTCCACCAATGCTGCCTCAAGGCACGTAGTCcggagtaattccaacagtgaGGATGCCTCCACCGAAGGTGCCTTCAAACATGCACTCACATGGAGTCATTCCGGGAGTCAAACATCTTCGGTCCAAACAAATAGGTGTAAGGCGGGATCCAAGAATGCACTCCGGAGTCATTCCATCAGTGACGATGCCTCCACCAATGCTGCCACAAACCATGCCGTGCGGAGTTATTCCACCAATAAGGGTACCTCCACCCATGCAGTCTCCACCAATTCTGCCTCAAAGCACGTAGTCcggagtaattccaacagtgaGGATACCTCCACCGAAGGTGCCTTCAAACATGCACTCACATGGAGTCATTCCGGGAGTCAAACATCTTCGGTCCAAACAAACAGGTGTAAGGCGGGATCCAAGAATGCAGTCCGGAGTCATTCCATCAGTGACGATGCCTCCACCAATGCTGCCACAAACCATGCCGTGCGGAGTTATTCCACCAATAAGGGTACCTCCACCCATGCAGTCTCCACCAATGCTGCCTCAAGGCACGTAGTCcggagtaattccaacagtgaGGATGCCTCCACCGAAGGTGCCATTAAACATGCACTCACATGGAGTCATTCCGGGAGTCAAACATCTTCGGTCCAAACAAATAGGTGTAAGGCGGGATCCAAGAATGCAGTCCGGAGTCATTCCATCAGTGACGATGCCTCCACCAATGCTGCCACAAACCATGCCGTGCGGAGTTATTCCACCAATAAGGGTACCTCCACCCATGCAGTCTCCACCAATGCTGCCTCAAGGCACGTAGTCcggagtaattccaacagtgaGGATGCCTCCACCGAAGGTGCCTTCAAACATGCACTCACATGGAGTCATTCCGGGAGTCAAACATCTTCGGTCCAAACAAATAGGTGTAAGGCGGGATCCAAGAATGCACTCCGGAGTCATTCCATCAGTGACGATGCCTCCACCAATGCTGCCACAAACCATGCCGTGCGGAGTTATTCCACCAATAAGGGTACCTCCACCCATGCAGTCTCCACCAATTCTGCCTCAAAGCACGTAGTCcggagtaattccaacagtgaGGATACCTCCACCGAAGGTGCCTTCAAACATGCACTCACATGGAGTCATTCCGGGAGTCAAACATCTTCGGTCCAAACAAACAGGTGTAAGGCGGGATCCAAGAATGCAGTCCGGAGTCATTTCATCAGTGACGATGCCTCCATTTTGGACACCACGGTGGCGGGGCAGCCATCGCGGGCAGACCACCTGCCACGCATCGAGCTGCCCAAATTTGAAGGTTCGCCCTCCGAATGGCCCGCGTTCTCGAGCCGATTCTAG
- the LOC131265080 gene encoding filaggrin-like: MNSENESNVAEALRLLTALEGSVKEVAASLDAKIKPEVAAVKVDILASLWRDGNAALMRVEGITGPHPRRGPFTEAYAAAMAAASRCRDGAASKPSILDATMAGQPSRADHLPRIELPKFEGSPSEWPAFSNRFEKRVAGLSEDSDKFAFLHKCLERCDIARHSCEAFENAGMPFAQAWAKLEERFYKKRVAFMGHIRKILELPRMSAHVVRSNSNSEDASTEGAFKHALTWSHSGSQTSSVQTNRSTPGSKNAVRSHSISDDASTNAATNHAVRSYSTNKGTSTHAVSTNTASKHVVRSNSNSEDASTDGAFKHALWSHSGSQTSSVQTNRCKAGSKNAVRSHSISDDASTNAATNHAVRSYSTNKGTSTHAVSTNAASRHVVRSNSNSEDASTEGAFKHALTWSHSGSQTSSVQTNRCKAGSKNAVRSHSISDDASTNAATNHAVRSYSTNMGTSTHAVSTNAASRHVVRSNSNSEDASTEGAFKHALTWSHSGSQTSSVQTNRCKAGSKNAVRSHSISDDASTNAATNHAVRSYSTNKGTSTHAVSTNAASRHVVRSNSNSEDASTEGAFKHALTWSHSGSQTSSVQTNRCKAGSKNAVRSHSISDDASTNAATNHAVRSYSTNKGTSTHAVSTNAASKHVVRSNSNSEDASTDGAFKHALWSHSGSQTSSVQTNRCKAGSKNALRSHSISDDASTNAATNHAVRSYSTNKGTSTHAVSTNAASRHVVRSNSNSEDASTEGAFKHALTWSHSGSQTSSVQTNRCKAGSKNAVRSHSISDDASTNAATNHAVRSYSTNKGTSTHAVSTNAASKHVVRSNSNSEDASTDGAFKHALWSHSGSQTSSVQTNRCKAGSKNAVRSHSISDDASTNADTNHAVRSYSTNKGTSTHAVSTNAASRHVVRSNSNSEDASTEGAFKHALTWSHSGSQTSSVQTNRCKAGSKNALRSHSISDDASTNAATNHAVRSYSTNKGTSTHAVSTNAASRHVVRSNSNSEDASTEGAFKHALTWSHSGSQTSSVQTNRCKAGSKNAVRSHSISDDASTNAATNHAVRSYSTNKGTSTHAVSTNSASKHVVRSNSNSEDTSTEGAFKHALTWSHSGSQTSSVQTNRCKAGSKNAVRSHFISDDASILDTTVAGQPSRADHLPRIELPKFEGSPSEWPAFSSRF, translated from the exons ATGAATAGCGAAAACGAAAGCAACGTGGCCGAGGCCTTGCGGCTCCTTACCGCCCTCGAGGGCAGCGTTAAGGAGGTGGCCGCAAGCCTCGAtgcgaaaataaaaccggAGGTGGCCGCCGTGAAAGTGGACATTTTGGCGTCCCTGTGGCGGGACGGGAACGCCGCGCTGATGCGCGTCGAAGGAATCACCGGCCCCCATCCGCGCAGGGGCCCCTTCACGGAGGCTTATGCGGCAGCCATGGCGGCTGCAAGCAGGTGCCGTGACGGAGCTGCCTCCAAGCCGTCCATTTTGGACGCCACGATGGCGGGGCAACCATCGCGGGCAGACCACCTGCCACGCATTGAGCTGCCCAAGTTCGAAGGATCGCCCTCCGAATGGCCCGCGTTCTCGAACCGGTTCGAGAAGCGCGTGGCCGGGCTGTCGGAGGATTCCGACAAATTCGCCTTCCTTCACAAGTGCCTCGAGCGATGCGACATCGCGAGGCACAGCTGCGAGGCATTTGAGAACGCCGGCATGCCGTTCGCCCAAGCTTGGGCCAAGCTGGAGGAGAGATTCTATAAGAAGCGGGTGGCATTTATGGGCCACATCCGCAAAATCCTCGAATTGCCCAGGATGAGCGC GCACGTAGTCcggagtaattccaacagtgaGGATGCCTCCACCGAAGGTGCCTTCAAACATGCACTCACATGGAGTCATTCCGGGAGTCAAACATCTTCGGTCCAAACAAACAGGTCTACGCCGGGCTCCAAGAATGCAGTCCGGAGCCATTCCATCAGTGACGATGCCTCCACCAATGCTGCCACAAACCATGCCGTGCGGAGTTATTCCACCAATAAGGGTACCTCCACCCATGCAGTCTCCACCAATACTGCCTCAAAGCACGTAGTCcggagtaattccaacagtgaGGATGCCTCCACCGACGGGGCCTTCAAACATGCACTCTGGAGTCATTCCGGGAGTCAAACATCTTCGGTCCAAACAAATAGGTGTAAGGCGGGATCCAAGAATGCAGTCCGGAGTCATTCCATCAGTGACGATGCCTCCACCAATGCTGCCACAAACCATGCCGTGCGGAGTTATTCCACCAATAAGGGTACCTCCACCCATGCAGTCTCCACCAATGCTGCCTCAAGGCACGTAGTCcggagtaattccaacagtgaGGATGCCTCCACCGAAGGTGCCTTCAAACATGCACTCACATGGAGTCATTCCGGGAGTCAAACATCTTCGGTCCAAACAAATAGGTGTAAGGCGGGATCCAAGAATGCAGTCCGGAGTCATTCCATCAGTGACGATGCCTCCACCAATGCTGCCACAAACCATGCCGTGCGGAGTTATTCCACCAATATGGGTACCTCCACCCATGCAGTCTCCACCAATGCTGCCTCAAGGCACGTAGTCcggagtaattccaacagtgaGGATGCCTCCACCGAAGGTGCCTTCAAACATGCACTCACATGGAGTCATTCCGGGAGTCAAACATCTTCGGTCCAAACAAATAGGTGTAAGGCGGGCTCCAAGAATGCAGTCCGGAGTCATTCCATCAGTGACGATGCCTCCACCAATGCTGCCACAAACCATGCCGTGCGGAGTTATTCCACCAATAAGGGTACCTCCACCCATGCAGTCTCCACCAATGCTGCCTCAAGGCACGTAGTCcggagtaattccaacagtgaGGATGCCTCCACCGAAGGTGCCTTCAAACATGCACTCACATGGAGTCATTCCGGGAGTCAAACATCTTCGGTCCAAACAAATAGGTGTAAGGCGGGCTCCAAGAATGCAGTCCGGAGTCATTCCATCAGTGACGATGCCTCCACCAATGCTGCCACAAACCATGCCGTGCGGAGTTATTCCACCAATAAGGGTACCTCCACCCATGCAGTCTCCACCAATGCTGCCTCAAAGCACGTAGTCcggagtaattccaacagtgaGGATGCCTCCACCGACGGGGCCTTCAAACATGCACTCTGGAGTCATTCCGGGAGTCAAACATCTTCGGTCCAAACAAATAGGTGTAAGGCGGGATCCAAGAATGCACTCCGGAGTCATTCCATCAGTGACGATGCCTCCACCAATGCTGCCACAAACCATGCCGTGCGGAGTTATTCCACCAATAAGGGTACCTCCACCCATGCAGTCTCCACCAATGCTGCCTCAAGGCACGTAGTCcggagtaattccaacagtgaGGATGCCTCCACCGAAGGTGCCTTCAAACATGCACTCACATGGAGTCATTCCGGGAGTCAAACATCTTCGGTCCAAACAAATAGGTGTAAGGCGGGATCCAAGAATGCAGTCCGGAGTCATTCCATCAGTGACGATGCCTCCACCAATGCTGCCACAAACCATGCCGTGCGGAGTTATTCCACCAATAAGGGTACCTCCACCCATGCAGTCTCCACCAATGCTGCCTCAAAGCACGTAGTCcggagtaattccaacagtgaGGATGCCTCCACCGACGGGGCCTTCAAACATGCACTCTGGAGTCATTCCGGGAGTCAAACATCTTCGGTCCAAACAAATAGGTGTAAGGCGGGATCCAAGAATGCAGTCCGGAGTCATTCCATCAGTGACGATGCCTCCACCAATGCTGACACAAACCATGCCGTGCGGAGTTATTCCACCAATAAGGGTACCTCCACCCATGCAGTCTCCACCAATGCTGCCTCAAGGCATGTAGTCcggagtaattccaacagtgaGGATGCCTCCACCGAAGGTGCCTTCAAACATGCACTCACATGGAGTCATTCCGGGAGTCAAACATCTTCGGTCCAAACAAATAGGTGTAAGGCGGGATCCAAGAATGCACTCCGGAGTCATTCCATCAGTGACGATGCCTCCACCAATGCTGCCACAAACCATGCCGTGCGGAGTTATTCCACCAATAAGGGTACCTCCACCCATGCAGTCTCCACCAATGCTGCCTCAAGGCACGTAGTCcggagtaattccaacagtgaGGATGCCTCCACCGAAGGTGCCTTCAAACATGCACTCACATGGAGTCATTCCGGGAGTCAAACATCTTCGGTCCAAACAAATAGGTGTAAGGCGGGATCCAAGAATGCAGTCCGGAGTCATTCCATCAGTGACGATGCCTCCACCAATGCTGCCACAAACCATGCCGTGCGGAGTTATTCCACCAATAAGGGTACCTCCACCCATGCAGTCTCCACCAATTCTGCCTCAAAGCACGTAGTCcggagtaattccaacagtgaGGATACCTCCACCGAAGGTGCCTTCAAACATGCACTCACATGGAGTCATTCCGGGAGTCAAACATCTTCGGTCCAAACAAACAGGTGTAAGGCGGGATCCAAGAATGCAGTCCGGAGTCATTTCATCAGTGACGATGCCTCCATTTTGGACACCACGGTGGCGGGGCAGCCATCGCGGGCAGACCACCTGCCACGCATCGAGCTGCCCAAATTTGAAGGTTCGCCCTCCGAATGGCCCGCGTTCTCGAGCCGATTCTAG
- the LOC131265091 gene encoding uncharacterized protein LOC131265091, which translates to MDEDLVAELGLKGYPNPTSLSWTGELTREEPKSRTSLKISAAENADKTYLMRNVHTVADLALRCKAGSKNAVRSHSTSDDASTNATSKHAVRSHSTNEGTSTHAVSTNAASKHVVRSNSNSEDASTDGAFKHALWSHSGSQTSSVQTNWCKAGSKNALRSHSISDDASTNAATNHAVRSYSTNKGTSTHAVSTNAASRHVVRSNSNSEDASTEGAFKHALTWSHSGSQTSSVQTNRCKAGSKNAVRSHSISDAASTNAATNHAVRSYSTNEGTSTHAVSTNSASKHVVRSNSNSEDASTEGAFKHALTWSHSGSQTSSVQTNRCKAGSKNAVRSHSISDDASTNAATNHAVRSYSTNEGTSLKCINYIMDRRKCMNYLSKDHPANACPSQRRCQVCGKKHTTMLHVHSAPTPE; encoded by the exons ATGGACGAGGATCTGGTAGCAGAACTAGGCCTCAAGGGCTATCCAAATCCTACCAGTTTAAGCTGGACTGGGGAGCTTACCCGCGAGGAGCCCAAATCTCGCACCTCTTTGAAGATATCGGCCGCCGAAAACGCCGATAAAACGTACTTGATGCGGAACGTTCACACCGTCGCGGATCTGGCGCTACG GTGTAAGGCGGGCTCCAAGAATGCAGTCCGAAGTCATTCCACCAGTGACGATGCCTCCACCAATGCTACCTCAAAGCATGCCGTGCGGAGTCATTCCACCAATGAGGGTACCTCCACCCATGCAGTCTCCACCAATGCTGCCTCAAAGCACGTAGTCcggagtaattccaacagtgaGGATGCCTCCACCGACGGGGCCTTCAAACATGCACTCTGGAGTCATTCCGGGAGTCAAACATCTTCGGTCCAAACAAATTGGTGTAAGGCGGGATCCAAGAATGCACTCCGGAGTCATTCCATCAGTGACGATGCCTCCACCAATGCTGCCACAAACCATGCCGTGCGGAGTTATTCCACCAATAAGGGTACCTCCACCCATGCAGTCTCCACCAATGCTGCCTCAAGGCACGTAGTCcggagtaattccaacagtgaGGATGCCTCCACCGAAGGTGCCTTCAAACATGCACTCACATGGAGTCATTCCGGGAGTCAAACATCTTCGGTCCAAACAAACAGGTGTAAGGCGGGATCCAAGAATGCAGTCCGGAGTCATTCCATCAGTGACGCTGCCTCCACCAATGCTGCCACAAACCATGCCGTGCGGAGTTATTCCACCAATGAGGGTACCTCCACCCATGCAGTCTCCACCAATTCTGCCTCAAAGCACGTAGTCcggagtaattccaacagtgaGGATGCCTCCACCGAAGGTGCCTTCAAACATGCACTCACATGGAGTCATTCCGGGAGTCAAACATCTTCGGTCCAAACAAACAGGTGTAAGGCGGGATCCAAGAATGCAGTCCGGAGTCATTCCATCAGTGACGATGCCTCCACCAATGCTGCCACAAACCATGCCGTGCGGAGTTATTCCACCAATGAGGGTACCTCATTGAAATGTATCAATTACATTATGGACCGCCGCAAGTGCATGAACTACTTATCCAAGGACCACCCGGCCAATGCATGCCCGAGTCAACGGAGGTGCCAGGTGTGTGGCAAGAAGCACACCACGATGCTACACGTGCATTCCGCGCCGACGCCGGAGTGA